The Vicinamibacteria bacterium DNA segment ATCCGCGCGGGCTTGCAACGCGTCCTCGAGGACGCGCCCGATTGCGAGGTCGCGGGTGAGGCGGCGACCGGCAGGGAGGCCGTCGAGATGGCGCTGCACCTGAAGCCCGATGTCGTCGTGCTGGACATCGCCATGCCGGAGCTGAACGGCCTCGAGGCGACGCGGCAGATCGTAAAAGGGTTTCCCGAAGCGGAGATTCTGATTCTGACCGTGCACGAATCGGAGAGTCTCATCCGTGAGGTCCTCAACGCCGGAGCGAGAGGCTATCTCTTGAAGTCGGATGCCATCCGCCATCTCCTCGCGGCGGTCGAATCTCTTACGAAGCACGAACCGTTTTTCACCTCGAAGGTATCCGAGATCGTTCTCGCGGGTTTTCTTTCGGGCGGGGCCCCGGGAAAGTCTAGAGGCCCCAAGCAATTGACGCCTCGAGAACGCGAAGTGGTTCAGCTTCTCGCCGAGGGCAAGGCTAACAAGGAAGTCGCCGCTCTGCTGAACATCAGCGTGAAGACCGTCGAGACCCATCGAACGAACATCATGCAAAAGCTCGATCTTCACTCCGTGAGCGAGCTCGTACGTTACGCGATCCGCAACGACATCATCGAAGCTTGACAATCCCGGGCGCCCGGACGACGCCGCACAGGCATCGTTTCGGTACCATCATCGGCGAGCGCAGAACCCCCGGAATCCTCGCGCTCGGATGGGAGTGCTACGGGAGATCCCCGCTCATTCTACGGAAGTCGCCGTATCGATCTGCGGATGGCGCTCCGATAACGTGCGAGGCAAGGAGCTTTCGGATGGATAGTAAGGAGCTTTCGGATGGATAGTGAAGAGGATACGAAAGCGGCAGGTCGTGGCGGATGGAGAGTCACCCTCGGAGTCCTCGTGTTGATCCTCGCCGGGGCTGTCGGCGTCGCGCTTTGGCAGGGCGTGGATTTGGGGCGGACGTTTCAAGAAGCGCGAAAGACCACGGAAGAAGCGGCAACCACGGCGAGGGTCAAGGCGGCATTCATGCTGTCCAACCGAGTGTCCGCGTTCGATATCGATGTCGACACCGAAGGCGGTGTGGTGACGTTGAGAGGACAGGTCCCCGCCAACGAGATTCG contains these protein-coding regions:
- a CDS encoding response regulator transcription factor; translation: MSIKRVLLADDHEIIRAGLQRVLEDAPDCEVAGEAATGREAVEMALHLKPDVVVLDIAMPELNGLEATRQIVKGFPEAEILILTVHESESLIREVLNAGARGYLLKSDAIRHLLAAVESLTKHEPFFTSKVSEIVLAGFLSGGAPGKSRGPKQLTPREREVVQLLAEGKANKEVAALLNISVKTVETHRTNIMQKLDLHSVSELVRYAIRNDIIEA